A portion of the Salminus brasiliensis chromosome 11, fSalBra1.hap2, whole genome shotgun sequence genome contains these proteins:
- the cryba1a gene encoding crystallin, beta A1a, with protein sequence MALTNPMPMGPWKITVYDQENFQGKRVEFTSSCQNIMECGMDNVRSLKVECGAWVGYEHSSYCGQQFILERGDYPRWESWSGSNAYHIERLMSFRPICCANHKESKITVYERENFIGRQWEMNDDYPSLQAMGWPNNEIGSMQVQSGAWVCYQYPGYRGYQYILECDRHGGEYKHYREWGSHAQTFQVQSLRRVQQ encoded by the exons ATGGCTTTGACTAATCCCATGCCAATGGGACCATGGAAG ATCACAGTTTATGACCAGGAGAACTTCCAAGGAAAACGAGTGGAGTTCACCTCATCTTGCCAGAACATCATGGAGTGTGGAATGGACAATGTCCGCTCCCTGAAGGTGGAGTGTGGAGC CTGGGTAGGTTATGAGCACTCCAGCTACTGTGGGCAGCAGTTTATCCTGGAGAGAGGAGACTATCCTCGCTGGGAGTCATGGAGTGGCAGCAATGCTTATCATATCGAGAGGCTGATGTCCTTCCGCCCAATCTGCTGTGCT AACCATAAGGAGTCCAAGATTACCGTGTACGAGCGGGAGAATTTCATTGGGCGGCAGTGGGAAATGAATGATGACTACCCCTCTCTTCAGGCCATGGGCTGGCCCAACAATGAGATTGGATCCATGCAGGTTCAAAGTGGGGC CTGGGTTTGCTACCAGTACCCTGGCTACCGTGGGTACCAGTACATCCTGGAGTGTGACCGCCACGGCGGAGAGTACAAACACTACAGGGAGTGGGGCTCCCACGCTCAGACCTTCCAGGTGCAGTCCCTCCGCCGAGTGCAGCAGTGA
- the crybb1l3 gene encoding crystallin, beta B1, like 3 isoform X2 → MSHTAVQGSVGSHSAMGMPTHKIYLYECENFQGRRMELSGECRNICEKGLDRVRSIRVDCGPWVGYEQQNMCGEMFILERGEYPRWDTWSNSYRCDRFMSVRPIRMDPQDHKICLFECMNFDGRKMEVCDEDIPSLWSYGFQDRVASIQVTGGTWVGYQYPGYRGYQYLFEFGPFKHWNEWGANHPQIQSIRRVRDMHTHRRGCFEMIA, encoded by the exons ATGTCTCATACTGCTGTGCAGGGTAGTGTCGGGAGCCATTCTGCCATGGGGATGCCCACCCACAAA atataTCTGTACGAGTGTGAGAACTTCCAAGGCCGCAGGATGGAGTTAAGTGGAGAGTGTCGCAATATCTGTGAAAAGGGCCTTGATCGTGTCCGCTCCATCAGAGTGGATTGTGGACC cTGGGTGGGTTATGAGCAGCAGAACATGTGTGGTGAGATGTTCATTTTGGAGCGAGGAGAGTACCCTCGCTGGGACACCTGGTCCAACAGCTACCGCTGTGATCGCTTCATGTCCGTCAGGCCAATCCGCATG GACCCACAAGATCATAAGATCTGCCTGTTCGAGTGTATGAACTTTGACGGACGTAAGATGGAGGTCTGTGATGAGGACATCCCCAGCCTGTGGTCTTATGGCTTCCAGGACAGAGTAGCTAGTATTCAAGTCACCGGAGGAAC GTGGGTTGGGTACCAATATCCTGGTTATCGAGGATACCAGTACCTGTTTGAATTTGGCCCCTTTAAGCACTGGAATGAGTGGGGTGCCAACCACCCCCAGATCCAGTCTATCCGTCGAGTGCgggacatgcacacacatcgTCGAGGCTGCTTTGAGATGATTGCATAA
- the crybb1l3 gene encoding crystallin, beta B1, like 3 isoform X1: protein MSHTAVQGSVGSHSAMGMPTHKVGQHFSIYLYECENFQGRRMELSGECRNICEKGLDRVRSIRVDCGPWVGYEQQNMCGEMFILERGEYPRWDTWSNSYRCDRFMSVRPIRMDPQDHKICLFECMNFDGRKMEVCDEDIPSLWSYGFQDRVASIQVTGGTWVGYQYPGYRGYQYLFEFGPFKHWNEWGANHPQIQSIRRVRDMHTHRRGCFEMIA from the exons ATGTCTCATACTGCTGTGCAGGGTAGTGTCGGGAGCCATTCTGCCATGGGGATGCCCACCCACAAAGTAGGTCAACACTTTTCT atataTCTGTACGAGTGTGAGAACTTCCAAGGCCGCAGGATGGAGTTAAGTGGAGAGTGTCGCAATATCTGTGAAAAGGGCCTTGATCGTGTCCGCTCCATCAGAGTGGATTGTGGACC cTGGGTGGGTTATGAGCAGCAGAACATGTGTGGTGAGATGTTCATTTTGGAGCGAGGAGAGTACCCTCGCTGGGACACCTGGTCCAACAGCTACCGCTGTGATCGCTTCATGTCCGTCAGGCCAATCCGCATG GACCCACAAGATCATAAGATCTGCCTGTTCGAGTGTATGAACTTTGACGGACGTAAGATGGAGGTCTGTGATGAGGACATCCCCAGCCTGTGGTCTTATGGCTTCCAGGACAGAGTAGCTAGTATTCAAGTCACCGGAGGAAC GTGGGTTGGGTACCAATATCCTGGTTATCGAGGATACCAGTACCTGTTTGAATTTGGCCCCTTTAAGCACTGGAATGAGTGGGGTGCCAACCACCCCCAGATCCAGTCTATCCGTCGAGTGCgggacatgcacacacatcgTCGAGGCTGCTTTGAGATGATTGCATAA
- the unc119a1 gene encoding protein unc-119 homolog A: MRVKAGNDAGLPCTTEEELLQNPAIRPEDVLGLQNITENYLCSPEDNVHKIDFTRFKIRDMETGVVLFEITKPPSAESSEDRKDIDPNAGRFVRYQFTPAFLRLRQVGATVEFTVGDIPINNFRMIERHYFRGQLLKSFDFEFGFCIPSSKNTCEHIYEFPPLSEELIHEMILYPYETQSDSFYFVDNKLVMHNKADYSYTGAP; this comes from the exons ATGAGAGTGAAGGCAGGGAACGACGCGGGACTCCCGTGTACAACAGAGGAGGAGCTGCTCCAAAACCCAGCTATAAGGCCCGAGGACGTGCTCGGCCTGCAGAACATCACCGAGA ATTACCTGTGCAGTCCAGAGGACAATGTGCACAAGATCGACTTCACCAGGTTCAAGATCCGAGATATGGAGACGGGGGTGGTTCTTTTTGAGATCACCAAGCCTCCTTCTGCAG AGAGTTCAGAGGACAGAAAGGACATTGACCCCAATGCCGGGCGCTTTGTACGCTACCAGTTCACTCCAGCCTTCCTGCGGCTACGCCAGGTCGGAGCCAC AGTGGAGTTCACAGTAGGAGACATTCCAATCAACAACTTCCGCATGATCGAGAGGCACTACTTCCGGGGACAGCTGCTGAAGAGCTTTGACTTCGAGTTTGGTTTCTGCATCCCCAGCAGCAAGAATACCTGTGAGCACATCTACGAGTTCCCTCCACTCTCTGAGGAACTCA TCCATGAGATGATCCTGTACCCGTACGAGACTCAGTCTGACAGCTTCTACTTTGTGGACAACAAGTTGGTGATGCACAACAAGGCAGATTACTCCTACACCGGAGCACCATAG